A window of Hyperolius riggenbachi isolate aHypRig1 chromosome 1, aHypRig1.pri, whole genome shotgun sequence contains these coding sequences:
- the DOK1 gene encoding docking protein 1 isoform X2, with translation MSASDKPVKEGQLHIKQNKFGKKWKRSYALLYPDSPFGVARLEFYDWKDGTLAGEKFHTRKAADRKVVRLAECIRVVSAPAETGHKENMAAFIIETSDKTMLLSAEPAMCDEWVQRLSEVAFSGNSSDGKCSNDSADSAFLEMAVNSIYLSREEVSEFWVTAQRTEAAERCSLRGSYILRAESDCLILKDATTKENLYSWPYKLLRRYGRDRVMFSFEAGRRCASGPGNFTFETSQGHEIFQKVESSIRAQQGSENRLSCPSLETDAPTDITSQSASDPGRYESHQPLSLARKEAEEKTLKGRVLPNLPAVKTSQPQHLLDAPMSTKSNTPPRSPVHHHPADSEHMAVYSEPKDSVKGVKTHFDPLYSDPVDIVRGKEVRPEKDSVISPLYSDLYERVSYEVVGGNVSSKAMSISGPPPGGEEHIYDEPEGVVQTSDPPQLYSEVRMEAAAWRKQSNDDKLGYEYPYNPDTDDYSVPNFQAQRNQVRNKTGPKPVPAPKPQVVNLTKPSGKEREPEKMQSPSAHSNSNNNNNVEALYSQVLKPGIGKNPKPHSPPPQPVITQDPSLPPLTTANQTQSTPPLLTANQTQSAPPLPPMNKYLGPPPLPPANKPQSIPPQPPSSKPQSVPPPPPAKPQSAKTQPLPIPQTSKTLPSLPVPGKLQNVVVSSLAESHLASDNGIVVSSGLQRDGSVIYEDMGIL, from the exons AAATGGAAGCGCAGCTATGCCCTCCTCTACCCAGACTCACCATTTGGTGTTGCCCGGCTTGAGTTCTATGACTGGAAGGATGGTACTTTGGCCGGAGAGAAGTTTCACACCCGGAAGGCTGCGGATCGGAAGGTTGTACGACTGGCTGAATGTATCCGCGTGGTTTCAGCACCTGCAGAGACTGGCCACAAGGagaacatggcagccttcattatAGAGACCAGTGATAAGACGATGCTGCTGTCAGCTGAGCCTGCAATGTGTGATGAATGGGTCCAGCGTCTCAGCGAGGTGGCCTTCTCG GGAAATTCCAGCGATGGCAAATGTAGCAACGACAGCGCGGATAGCGCCTTTCTGGAGATGGCTGTGAACAGCATCTACTTATCTCGGGAAGAAG TGTCGGAGTTTTGGGTGACAGCACAAAGAACTGAAGCTGCTGAACGTTGTTCTCTTCGGGGTTCTTACATTCTCAGAGCGGAAAGCGATTGCCTTATCTTGAAAGATGCCACCACCAAAGAGAACCTGTATTCCTGGCCTTACAAACTGTTGCGCCGCTACGGgcgggacaga GTCATGTTTTCCTTTGAAGCTGGTCGGCGATGTGCCTCTGGTCCTGGAAATTTTACATTTGAGACTTCTCAAGGTCATGAGATCTTCCAGAAAGTGGAATCCTCCATTCGTGCTCAACAAGGTTCAGAAAATCGTCTAAGTTGCCCGTCTTTGGAGACAGACGCCCCCACAGACATCACATCTCAGAGCGCCAGTGACCCTGGCCGCTATGAATCACACCAGCCACTTAGTCTAGCTAGGAAAGAAGCAGAGGAAAAAACACTGAAAGGAAGAGTTCTTCCAAACCTCCCTGCAGTTAAGACATCTCAGCCACAGCACCTTCTTGACGCGCCAATGTCCACAAAATCCAACACCCCACCACGCTCCCCAGTTCATCATCATCCAGCAGACAGCGAGCATATGGCAGTCTACTCAGAGCCTAAAGATTCAGTCAAGGGGGTAAAAACTCATTTTGACCCACTGTATTCTGATCCTGTAGACATTGTACGTGGCAAAGAAGTGAGACCAGAGAAGGACAGTGTTATCTCCCCTCTGTATTCAGATCTGTATGAGCGGGTTAGCTATGAAGTGGTGGGAGGAAATGTATCTTCAAAGGCAATGTCCATCTCCGGCCCCCCTCCAGGAGGCGAGGAGCACATTTATGATGAACCTGAGGGTGTAGTACAGACCAGCGACCCTCCACAGCTATACTCAGAAGTGCGCATGGAGGCGGCAGCATGGAGAAAACAGAGCAATGACGACAAACTAGGCTACGAATATCCATATAACCCAGACACTGATGATTACTCCGTACCAAACTTCCAGGCACAACGTAATCAGGTCCGTAATAAAACAGGCCCCAAACCAGTCCCAGCACCAAAGCCTCAAGTAGTAAATCTAACAAAACCCTCTGGAAAAGAGAGGGAGCCAGAGAAGATGCAAAGTCCTTCTGCCCATTccaacagcaacaacaacaacaatgtgGAAGCGTTGTACAGTCAGGTGCTGAAGCCAGGAATTGGCAAGAATCCTAAACCACATTCACCACCACCTCAGCCTGTGATCACTCAAGACCCATCTCTGCCACCACTGACAACAGCCAACCAAACTCAATCTACACCACCTCTTCTAACAGCCAACCAAACTCAATCTGCCCCGCCTCTGCCACCCATGAACAAATACTTGGGTCCACCACCCCTACCTCCCGCAAACAAACCACAGTCTATACCTCCTCAACCTCCCTCTAGTAAACCGCAGTctgtgccacctcctcctccagccaAGCCACAGTCAGCAAAAACCCAACCTCTACCAATCCCTCAAACAAGCAAAACTCTCCCCTCCCTTCCGGTTCCTGGCAAACTTCAGAATGTAGTGGTCAGCTCTTTGGCCGAGTCCCACCTTGCTTCAGACAATGGGATTGTTGTGTCATCAGGCCTGCAGAGGGACGGTTCTGTGATTTATGAAGATATGGGTATCTTGTGA
- the DOK1 gene encoding docking protein 1 isoform X1 — MSASDKPVKEGQLHIKQNKFGKKWKRSYALLYPDSPFGVARLEFYDWKDGTLAGEKFHTRKAADRKVVRLAECIRVVSAPAETGHKENMAAFIIETSDKTMLLSAEPAMCDEWVQRLSEVAFSGNSSDGKCSNDSADSAFLEMAVNSIYLSREEAVSEFWVTAQRTEAAERCSLRGSYILRAESDCLILKDATTKENLYSWPYKLLRRYGRDRVMFSFEAGRRCASGPGNFTFETSQGHEIFQKVESSIRAQQGSENRLSCPSLETDAPTDITSQSASDPGRYESHQPLSLARKEAEEKTLKGRVLPNLPAVKTSQPQHLLDAPMSTKSNTPPRSPVHHHPADSEHMAVYSEPKDSVKGVKTHFDPLYSDPVDIVRGKEVRPEKDSVISPLYSDLYERVSYEVVGGNVSSKAMSISGPPPGGEEHIYDEPEGVVQTSDPPQLYSEVRMEAAAWRKQSNDDKLGYEYPYNPDTDDYSVPNFQAQRNQVRNKTGPKPVPAPKPQVVNLTKPSGKEREPEKMQSPSAHSNSNNNNNVEALYSQVLKPGIGKNPKPHSPPPQPVITQDPSLPPLTTANQTQSTPPLLTANQTQSAPPLPPMNKYLGPPPLPPANKPQSIPPQPPSSKPQSVPPPPPAKPQSAKTQPLPIPQTSKTLPSLPVPGKLQNVVVSSLAESHLASDNGIVVSSGLQRDGSVIYEDMGIL; from the exons AAATGGAAGCGCAGCTATGCCCTCCTCTACCCAGACTCACCATTTGGTGTTGCCCGGCTTGAGTTCTATGACTGGAAGGATGGTACTTTGGCCGGAGAGAAGTTTCACACCCGGAAGGCTGCGGATCGGAAGGTTGTACGACTGGCTGAATGTATCCGCGTGGTTTCAGCACCTGCAGAGACTGGCCACAAGGagaacatggcagccttcattatAGAGACCAGTGATAAGACGATGCTGCTGTCAGCTGAGCCTGCAATGTGTGATGAATGGGTCCAGCGTCTCAGCGAGGTGGCCTTCTCG GGAAATTCCAGCGATGGCAAATGTAGCAACGACAGCGCGGATAGCGCCTTTCTGGAGATGGCTGTGAACAGCATCTACTTATCTCGGGAAGAAG CAGTGTCGGAGTTTTGGGTGACAGCACAAAGAACTGAAGCTGCTGAACGTTGTTCTCTTCGGGGTTCTTACATTCTCAGAGCGGAAAGCGATTGCCTTATCTTGAAAGATGCCACCACCAAAGAGAACCTGTATTCCTGGCCTTACAAACTGTTGCGCCGCTACGGgcgggacaga GTCATGTTTTCCTTTGAAGCTGGTCGGCGATGTGCCTCTGGTCCTGGAAATTTTACATTTGAGACTTCTCAAGGTCATGAGATCTTCCAGAAAGTGGAATCCTCCATTCGTGCTCAACAAGGTTCAGAAAATCGTCTAAGTTGCCCGTCTTTGGAGACAGACGCCCCCACAGACATCACATCTCAGAGCGCCAGTGACCCTGGCCGCTATGAATCACACCAGCCACTTAGTCTAGCTAGGAAAGAAGCAGAGGAAAAAACACTGAAAGGAAGAGTTCTTCCAAACCTCCCTGCAGTTAAGACATCTCAGCCACAGCACCTTCTTGACGCGCCAATGTCCACAAAATCCAACACCCCACCACGCTCCCCAGTTCATCATCATCCAGCAGACAGCGAGCATATGGCAGTCTACTCAGAGCCTAAAGATTCAGTCAAGGGGGTAAAAACTCATTTTGACCCACTGTATTCTGATCCTGTAGACATTGTACGTGGCAAAGAAGTGAGACCAGAGAAGGACAGTGTTATCTCCCCTCTGTATTCAGATCTGTATGAGCGGGTTAGCTATGAAGTGGTGGGAGGAAATGTATCTTCAAAGGCAATGTCCATCTCCGGCCCCCCTCCAGGAGGCGAGGAGCACATTTATGATGAACCTGAGGGTGTAGTACAGACCAGCGACCCTCCACAGCTATACTCAGAAGTGCGCATGGAGGCGGCAGCATGGAGAAAACAGAGCAATGACGACAAACTAGGCTACGAATATCCATATAACCCAGACACTGATGATTACTCCGTACCAAACTTCCAGGCACAACGTAATCAGGTCCGTAATAAAACAGGCCCCAAACCAGTCCCAGCACCAAAGCCTCAAGTAGTAAATCTAACAAAACCCTCTGGAAAAGAGAGGGAGCCAGAGAAGATGCAAAGTCCTTCTGCCCATTccaacagcaacaacaacaacaatgtgGAAGCGTTGTACAGTCAGGTGCTGAAGCCAGGAATTGGCAAGAATCCTAAACCACATTCACCACCACCTCAGCCTGTGATCACTCAAGACCCATCTCTGCCACCACTGACAACAGCCAACCAAACTCAATCTACACCACCTCTTCTAACAGCCAACCAAACTCAATCTGCCCCGCCTCTGCCACCCATGAACAAATACTTGGGTCCACCACCCCTACCTCCCGCAAACAAACCACAGTCTATACCTCCTCAACCTCCCTCTAGTAAACCGCAGTctgtgccacctcctcctccagccaAGCCACAGTCAGCAAAAACCCAACCTCTACCAATCCCTCAAACAAGCAAAACTCTCCCCTCCCTTCCGGTTCCTGGCAAACTTCAGAATGTAGTGGTCAGCTCTTTGGCCGAGTCCCACCTTGCTTCAGACAATGGGATTGTTGTGTCATCAGGCCTGCAGAGGGACGGTTCTGTGATTTATGAAGATATGGGTATCTTGTGA